In Pyricularia oryzae 70-15 chromosome 2, whole genome shotgun sequence, one genomic interval encodes:
- a CDS encoding serin endopeptidase, with amino-acid sequence MRTHARLVFSTLYSAVTVSSLGRYIVEVSDVKAIDQVKESISQDPSCYQAAQLNFRHVYENAIFPGFSLEINSPDDPRDYSSCLGAIGGVVKVWQSRPYVPASQTGNPAQHAGDEPSGPPVNSSVLHGSTGVKELHDMDITGSEITVAVVDTGLDYLHPALGGGVGAGFKVRFGIDLVGDDFKVGLPPRPRSDPYAECLAHGTHVSGIVAGNQSSTGFVGVAPAANLEHYRVVGCHKIPIQSDMIIQAVLMAQAREVDVLSLSLTLDSGPYPDDALSEVLTRISRAGQILVVVASGNYGWRGPFSARAPASAREVLTVGSVNSVYSVRSRPRASFTMRNQTTDFAWAPATPGRFPSSPVPLQAATVDMSINNDACSGFGDDVHFPSTSVILVGRGGCPFDVKMKNLVARGAKFVLVYDDKDGPLFQFDNIFDGITAAGSITAQVGRDLINALATGSDVFLNMDPDFHNMPYIRVEGNPQPPGQVNGQGSWGPTGLGYDLTSILAPGQSIWSTIPRSWGGYGTLSGTSMAAPYIAGCAALVMQVHPGLVSAEVMGLLSSTARPLSFNDGTNKTYDFLAPVAMQGNGVVDAMGAAKAETFISDPHLSFNDTEFFTANISFYIQNRGGEPAEYNLSHKPAVTVLALDADSQTVTPWSTEQSSTSASETFLKNSLSNVHADITITPQSLTIEAGDFGLVQITANIDALKDLKSRCPLYSGFIFVDDGKNESQHSLSYSGIGCSMREMTVAPKGWNQTFVTAATARQALDTTRETVPISPNAEFQLQGRQTAGQYENSSTLLPTVKVELAMYSRAISIDVLPAAAAGEEKGAAVFSRNQTAPPGGFGRLSTNLVAWSGLLENGSWAAEGLYKFKVCALRAWEKMQDPNARRDCIVTDPFGIRY; translated from the exons ATGCGGACCCACGCTCGGTTGGTATTCTCGACACTGTATTCTGCTGTCACTGTTTCGTCGCTGGGACGGTACATTGTCGAAGTATCAGACGTCAAG GCGATTGATCAAGTCAAGGAATCCATTTCACAGGATCCGTCCTGTTACCAAGCAGCACAGCTGAATTTTCGGCATGTATACGAAAACGCCATATTTCCTGGGTTCTCACTCGAGATAAACAGCCCAGATGACCCCAGAGACTACTCCTCTTGCCTCGGTGCTATCGGCGGAGTGGTCAAAGTCTGGCAATCGCGGCCGTACGTGCCCGCATCTCAGACTGGAAATCCCGCCCAGCATGCCGGCGACGAGCCGTCCGGGCCCCCGGTGAACAGCAGCGTCCTGCACGGCTCGACGGGCGTCAAGGAGCTGCACGATATGGACATTACCGGTTCGGAAATCACAGTGGCGGTGGTCGACACGGGACTAGACTACCTCCACCCCGCCCTCGGAGGAGGTGTTGGGGCAGGCTTCAAGGTTCGCTTCGGCATCGACCTTGTGGGCGACGACTTTAAGGTCGGTCTCCCGCCGCGACCCAGATCGGATCCGTACGCCGAATGTTTAGCGCACGGGACGCACGTGTCGGGCATCGTCGCCGGCAACCAATCGTCTACCGGGTTCGTGGGCGTGGCTCCCGCCGCCAACCTCGAACATTACCGCGTGGTGGGCTGCCACAAGATTCCAATCCAGTCGGACATGATAATCCAGGCCGTCCTCATGGCTCAGGCTCGTGAAGTTGATGTCCTGTCACTCTCCTTAACGTTGGACTCGGGTCCCTACCCTGACG ATGCCTTGTCAGAAGTCCTCACCAGGATATCGCGGGCAGGACAGATCCTCGTAGTGGTGGCCTCGGGCAACTACGGATGGCGAGGTCCATTCTCCGCCAGGGCGCCCGCATCAGCTCGAGAGGTCTTGACGGTGGGTTCGGTCAATTCCGTTTACTCTGTGCGGAGTCGACCTCGGGCGAGCTTCACGATGCGAAACCAGACGACCGACTTTGCATGGGCCCCTGCCACCCCGGGAAGATTCCCAAGCTCCCCCGTCCCGCTGCAAGCGGCCACCGTGGACATGTCGATCAACAACGATGCGTGCTCGGGCTTTGGGGACGATGTGCACTTCCCAAGCACGTCGGTTATCCTCGTTGGACGTGGCGGGTGCCCGTTTGATGTCAAGATGAAGAACCTGGTGGCCAGAGGCGCCAAATTCGTGCTCGTTTACGACGACAAGGACGGACCCCTCTTCCAATTCGACAACATTTTTGACGGCATCACCGCCGCCGGCTCCATAACGGCACAGGTTGGGAGGGACTTGATTAACGCTCTGGCCACAGGATCCGACGTTTTTCTGAATATGGACCCGGATTTCCACAATATGCCCTACATCCGAGTGGAAGGAAACCCGCAACCACCTGGGCAGGTCAACGGACAAGGCTCCTGGGGTCCCACCGGCCTGGGCTACGACCTAACCTCCATACTCGCCCCCGGCCAAAGCATTTGGTCGACCATCCCGCGGAGCTGGGGAGGCTACGGAACCTTGTCCGGCACATCCATGGCTGCGCCGTACATTGCCGGCTGCGCAGCCCTCGTCATGCAGGTCCACCCTGGCCTCGTTTCCGCCGAGGTTATGGGGTTGCTGTCCAGTACCGCACGGCCGCTTAGCTTCAACGACGGGACGAATAAAACCTATGATTTTTTGGCCCCCGTCGCGATGCAGGGCAACGGCGTGGTCGACGCCATGGGGGCGGCCAAGGCTGAGACTTTTATCTCCGACCCCCACTTGTCGTTCAACGATACCGAATTTTTTACCGCAAACATCTCGTTTTACATCCAAAACAGAGGCGGCGAACCCGCCGAATACAACCTCTCCCACAAACCAGCCGTGACCGTGCTTGCGCTGGATGCCGACTCCCAGACCGTCACGCCATGGTCCACAGAACAATCTTCCACGTCGGCCTCGGAAACATTTCTCAAGAattcgctgtcaaacgtacaCGCAGACATCACCATAACGCCCCAGTCCCTGACCATCGAAGCCGGCGACTTTGGCCTGGTGCAAATTACGGCCAATATTGACGCTCTGAAAGATTTAAAGTCCCGCTGCCCCCTTTACAGCGGCTTCATTTTTGTCGACGACGGCAAAAACGAGTCGCAACACAGCCTCTCGTACTCGGGCATCGGGTGTTCGATGCGTGAGATGACCGTCGCGCCCAAGGGCTGGAACCAGACGTTCGTGACGGCCGCCACGGCGAGGCAGGCCCTGGACACGACCCGCGAGACCGTCCCCATTTCGCCGAATGCAGAGTTTCAGCTCCAGGGGCGGCAGACCGCCGGCCAGTACGAGAACTCGTCGACTCTGCTCCCGACCGTGAAAGTGGAGCTGGCAATGTACAGTCGCGCGATCTCCATCGACGTCCTCCCTGCGGCTGCGGCAGGAGAGGAAAAAGGCGCTGCGGTGTTTTCGCGTAACCAGACTGCTCCGCCGGGAGGCTTTGGCCGCTTGTCGACGAATCTCGTGGCGTGGAGCGGGCTGCTGGAGAATGGCTCTTGGGCTGCCGAGGGCTTGTACAAGTTCAAGGTGTGTGCTCTCAGGGCTTGGGAAAAGATGCAAGACCCCAACGCTCGCAGGGACTGCATCGTCACGGACCCATTCGGTATACGCTACTGA